Genomic segment of Oncorhynchus masou masou isolate Uvic2021 unplaced genomic scaffold, UVic_Omas_1.1 unplaced_scaffold_29___fragment_2___debris, whole genome shotgun sequence:
AATGAAATAAGGACTTGGTGGGTGTGTTCAACAATGACACAGTGTCAGTGACATACTATATTACATCATACCGGAAAATTCATTGATACTGCACGTTACCTAAAAGTGTGTACCAAaaagtgtgactgtgtgtgtgtgttgtgtgtgtgtgtgtgtgtttccaggggTGCTGGATGATGAGGATGTCCGTGTGATGATGCACGGTTCCAACATGGTGAAGGTACGCTCCCAGAAGTGGCAAAAGAGCCGCAGCCTGCGTCTGCTGGAGGACGGGGTCACCGTGTGGTGTGAGTCCACCAAGAGCTCCCGCAAGGCCAAGGAACAACAGACCTGTGAGTATACAATGGGtgacggaggggtggagggaggggccagaggagggggggggtagatgagaggaaaggggaggtATGGGGAAGGAGGAcaaaaagagagggatggaagaggagaaaaGAATAGGTattggggtgggggagagaaaagagaggtgtgggTGAGGAGAAAAGGAGGCataagggaagagaaggagaaaggataAGGGTGTGGATTAAGGGAAAGGGAGGGTAGAGGGTACGTGTAGATTGAGAAGAAGGCTAGGGAGTGAgcagaaaagaagagaggagtggggatggggAGTGGTCACGGGAGGGGGatgtttcgtttttttttttttttcaggatCTGAGGCTTTTGCAATAGTTGGAAAGGAAACTAAACCGATATCAGATTGGGAAAAGTAGCCTTGAATGAAGGGAAGGCTATATACAAGAACATAATCATGTATAAACAAACGAACAGGACTTCCACAACCACACTCCCTTGTTGTAGTCTATTCAACCCTCCTCTTCGACCTGATTCAGTAGACTAATTTAGCCTGCTCTTTGTCCTAAGCCGTTTAGGCTTTTCATGTTGGCCAACAATAATGCCTTCTTGTCTACATTTCCCTTTAATTAATTAATGGGATATTATGCTGTGAGCCAGGACTTAAGTCAGATGCTATAACCTGTGTAATTGTATGATACAGGTAACTGTtggaatggaaacacttgagtaaatgaggaatacaaggtatattgaaagcagttaacatcccatcatgcttagggtcatgtgtAAAATGCTCAGTATGCCATTATTTTGCCTACCATGTCCCCGTAGGATGACAATACCCCCATCTACAGGGAACGAGGTTTGATAAGCgtgaaaacgatgtaaaccatatgccatggccgccTCAGACACcacatctcaacccaattgaacacttatgggagattctggagcggcgcctgagacagAGTATCCATCAACAAAACATCAACTGATGGAATTTCTCTTTGAAGAATTGTGTTGttatccctccaatagagttccagacacttgtagaatccatgccaatgtgcattgaagctgttctggctcgtggtggacCAACGCCCTATTAACACGATTTATGttggtgttttctttatttttggcAGTGTCGCCTGTAGTAATGCATCCATATAGTACACACAGAAACTCCAAACATGCTGAAGGTTCACATTGGCCACTGTTACAAAGAGGTATAAAAGCTGCATTAGAAACAGTGTACATGGACTTGTTATCCGTTAGCCTCAAGCTATTGGCTTACCTCAGCGAGCTAATCTTTTGCAGGCAATGGGCCAATCAGAAAGGGAAGCAGGCACTTTATATTAGCACTCTAATGATTACAATCCCCttcaagaaaaagagagaaaatgttgacagTAATCCTAGATGTTTTGGCCCATTAAACTGTGGGAAAGATATTTCTAATCTTAAACTTTTGACCGCTtcccctttcacacacacacacacacacacacacacacacacacacacacacacacacacacacacacacacacacacacacacacacacacacacacacacacagttttgtatTGCTATCCTTCTAGAGACCAAATAATTGATTTCTTTCCAAAACCCTATTTTCCctaaaccctaaatctaaccttaacctaaccataCCCCTAACCTTATGCTAAACcctaagcctaaccttaaccccaaaccctaaaactatacctaactcctaaacctaaccataaaccCCTAAcctgattctaaccctaattgtaaacctaacccctaagcctaaaatagcatttTTTTCTAATGGGGACCAGCAAAATGTCTTGTGAGGACCTCTGGTACCCACAAGAATAGTTAACCAAAAAAATACACACATTTGTttcactatccttgtggggaacaAACAATTTATTCCCTTTCAAAGTCCTATTTTCCTGGACCCCtaaacctaaacataaccctaactcctaaacctaacccataaccctaattctaacccttaacctaacccctaagcctaaaatagcctttgaccttgtggggaccggCAAAATCTCCCCAATTGTGCTCACTTCCTTGTTTTGATATCCTTGTGAGTtatggtccccacaaggatagtaaagccaaaaacacacatacaaagtTCAATGGTTTAAGGAGAGGAAAAGGTGGGCAGCCGGTGAAGCACTTCGAGTCCTCAGGCTTCCTTAACCAGTAGTAAATCCCAGTATAGTTTAATAGGTCTACACCTACAGGGTTTGCCTCTCAGATTGCTCTTGAGGTATCTCTACGGTAAATGAGAGGCCATGGTTCTGACTCCTCCATGTTCCATAGGACAAATATAGGGCTCCTTGGCCctgcccatagggatctggtGGCACAGGCTAattcttggtgtgtgtgtgtgtgtgttgctgtcagATTATAGCCCTACCAAATGGGTAAACCTCTTTATGACTGCCAATTGCAGGGTTTGGCTGTGACGTAATAACCACTACTATGTTTGAGATTGACATATAAAGAGTTTAGACATGTCTCTGACCCATACCATTTAATGAATTAGTGCTGGCAGTCCTTAGAGTTTTGGAGTTGCCTGAGTCAATCCgaatttttttattttcattttcgAGTCGCACTGTACAAACATATTATACTAGTGACCTAGataacacacatgcaaacacacccaCCTACACACAGAGTGGAAACATCACAGACATGTTTATGTCCACTCAATTCCAAAGTCCAGTTAACGAGTGCAATGTTTAAGAGGTGTTTTGTGGCGGGTTATGAATGTCAAGGTCAAGCGAGTACATTCATCACGTCGACTCAGACAGCATAGAGCCACAGTGGTTCACTTCAAGTGGAACACAACATTTCCTTAATACCTTCTAACACCCACTAGTCTGAGTCTGACCTAACACACCCTGGACTGGGAGGCAAGCTGAGGGGAAACGGGATATGGGATAATGCTGATGGGAGGTTGTAATTGCATGACCTCCTTGtaacgctctctttctctctaccttcatctctctctctctttctttttcttcctatcgctcttttgctctctctttctctttcacttgTTGCACAATCCACCCCCACTATGTCACTTCAGCAAGGACTATTCCTCGGTCGTGGAATTCAGATTAGGTCCCAGGACTCTCCTATCGATGTCCCTCGGGGACCCAGGAAGCAGCCGCTGCTGTGGGGAATGGATACGGCCAGAGCCATgtatttagagagttgggccaatgcggtttctgcattatgatgcatttacatgactcttcaacattctatggcagccatgttagctCCCCATTAACATTGCATGGTGAACATGTAACCAATGCCATGTAACTGAATGTCTGGAATTAGAGCAATATTCAACATGTTAAAagttggcccaactctctaaatatacagtatattcggaaagtattcagatcccttgactttttccacattttgctacattacagcaATGGATTTAAAAAGAaaatctcagcaatctacacacaataccccataatgacaaagtgaaaacaggttttgagaAATTTTcgcaaatgtattacattttttaaaaggaaataccttatttacatacatattcagacccttttctatgagactcgaaattgagctcaggtgcatcctgttcccactgagcatccttgagatgtttctacaacttgattggattccacttgtggtaaattcaaatgattgaaaataaaggagagccgcacacttaaggagctcagatgcaaaaaaataaaaattaaaaattaaataaaaaaatgtaatatccaACGTTTCGtatctgtcttcatcagggtgtaaacacaaacactgcggggtgactcgtttatatagtgtcaaaagacacgcAGGTGtttgtaatcatggccaagagtggcctaatatcattggttaattctcaaatattaaaatggcatacaaagaacagcatacaaaaaacaaatggatagcatacgatcatagatgtATTTTAGACTACACAAAGAAttacaattacaatggcaaagtcgcaataatcacaagaatggcttcagatcaaagtcgaCGTTGAGACCGAAaggagcaagggtctttaagttattaaagatccaggcagcctctcgttttaacaataaatgatcaaggtcaccccctttcctagggagggtgacatgttcgatgccaatgtaacgcagagacgaaatcgacTGGCCTGCCTCcaaaaagtgggccgcaactgggtaCGTCAAGTTTTTGCACCTAATGGTGCGACGATGCTCTGAGACGCAtacttttaattcgcgctttgttttacccacataatttttaccacaaggacaagttataagataaataactgccttagtggagcacatAATAACCCCTTTGATTGGGATCGATttctgtttgtgggtgtttgaaggatctatatttataagtgccattgcttTGAGtagcgggtagttagaacgcaagaatgcgtctttttgcgagactgaccttgaaaaaggtTTTGAATTTgctcaatggcaatattaatctgatcatttttgtaccccctctccttgaactttcttcgcgtctcagccatatttctgtcgaaattattttgattcgacagaattggctgtagggcaaactatttttcaagggaagtgggtgacaactgtcagccctcaacaaactgttatGATCAGTAGGTTTCCTGTAAAACCTGTTCTTTACAGGAAACCTACTGATTGTGACTTTGCCaatgtaattgtttgtaagcttgtgtagtctaAAATGAATTTATGATCATATGTTATccatttgtttttttgtattttcaagttttctactccgctagccagcacctcgcctaaataggtgagctttttctttttcttctaaattcaattgattggacatgatttggaaaggcacacaactgtctatataaggtcccacggttgacagtgcatgttggagcaaaaaccaagccattatgaggtcgaaagaattgtccgtacagctctgagacaggattgtgtcgaggcacagatctggggaaggttaccaaaaaatgtctgcagcattgaaggtccccaataacacagtgggctccatcaatcttaaactgaagacgtttggaaccaccaagactcttcatagagctggccacccgtccaaactgagcaatcaggggagaagggccttgatcggggaggtgaccaagaacctgatggtcactctgacagagctccagagttcctcttccagaaggacatccatctctgcagcgctccaccaatcaggcctatagtacccagacggaagccactcctgtaaaaggcacatgacagcccgcttggagtttgctaaaaggcacctaaagactctcagaccatgagaaacaagattctctggtctgatgaaaccaagattgaactctttggcctgaaggccaagcatcatgtctggaggaaacttgccaccatccctacagtgaagcatggtggcggcagcatcatgctgtggaggtgtttttcagtggcagggactgggagactagtcaggattgaggcaaagatgaacagagcaaagtacagagagatccttgatgaaaacctgctccagagtaccaCTGGAGGATGTGTTTGCGTTAGGGgttagacctgaaaatagctgtgcagcaacgctccccatccaacctgacagagcttgagaggttctgcagagaagaatgggagaaacaccccaaatacaggtgtgccatgcttgcAGCATttaatacccaagaagactagaggctgtaatcactgccaaaggtgattcaacaaagtactgagtaaagtgtctgaatacttatgtaaatgtgctaTTTTCAAAATTTGTAAAGATTTATTAAAACCTTATTATTGTGTGtcgtatttaatcaattttataattaggctgtaacctaacaaaatttggaaaaagtcaagtggtctgaatactttccaaatgcgctgTATGTTTCTGGATAAGGCCTCACCCTACAGCAGGGTGAGAGGCCAGGTGGTTGGTGTGGGAGGTCAGGGGTTGTGATGTCGTCTTCCCCCAACCGGGCCACAGTTAgagcagaacaacaacaaaggcagGCTGACCACTTCAGCAGACAGCTACTGATAACACAAAAGCGGCTGCGTCGAAGGACATATGCATGCTCAttaacacacgcacgcacgcacacacacacacacacacacacacacacacacacacacacacacacacacacacacacacacacacacacacacacacacacacacacacacacacacacacgctgactaCAGGTGGTCTCAAGGGCCTTTGGGGTCTGGCACCTGCAGCTCAGCATGATCCCCTCTGTTCAGATGGGCTTTAGAGAATATGCACCGCACTTAACACTTTGGCTGTGCCAgactcccacacacactcacacatacacacacacacacacaccacacttccCCCTACTCTCCACATTGAAATGTCACCCTTGTCATGGAGCGATGGGCAGGAATGTGTCAGCGATTTTGAGGAGGTGGAGAGGCGAGGGCTGTTCAGCAGAAAGAGGCCGTTGACAGTTGTCTAGGGGCTGATCCCAGTGTAGAAAGGCACTGCTATATGTACTTAAATAACCAACTGACTGATTTGAAAGCTACTCCACAAACCCAACCACAATTCCAGCTATTCAATTAATGAAGGGATATGGGGTTTGTCGTTGTGGTGGAGCTAGTCTTATGTTTGAAACCTTCACCAGGCTCTATTCTGGATGTGTTGCAGGGAGGGTAATGGGGTAGTAGGCTGGTGCTGTGTTGCTGGGCAGAGGGTCAGCTATCacgtgtaaagcccccccccccctgacaggTTTTTACCACATATGTTACTGTTATAGATAAGAGCTGAAATACATGCTCATCTCTCAAGAAGTCAACGAGAGCTGAAATACATGCTAATCTCTCTGGAAGTCAATGAGACGGTGTTCTTCTTTCTTCCCTTATCtctttgcacacacacaaacatgtcatGGCATTGGGCCAAAGGTCCTGCCAGCACTTGAGTGTTAGTTTCACGGCTGTGCCCTGAGTGTGGTGGCGTTGCTGGTTAAATTTGGACCTTGTCATAAAGACAAATGTAGGCCTGAGTCGTAAACATATTCTGCTGACGCAGGTCTGTGTCTGTACAAGTCGTATTATTTAAGAGCCAAATCAGGACCCCAGCACCGAGATGCCATGTCACACTGCTACGTGGGTGTTACCACACTCCCCCTAAAGTTCACGACCTTTCAGCCCCCGAACCACCCTTCAAGTTCCACTTGTTTTGGTGCTCCGTTTTGTATTCGGCTTATTCCTACAACCAGATTGATACAattactctctctgtttctcccaccttccctcccccacctctctctgtgccAGTCTCGGTCACAGAGGTGGAGTGTGTGCGTGAGGGCTGCCAGTCTGAGGCTCTGCGGAGACTATCCGGGTCGGTACCAGAGAATCAGTGCTTCACGGTGGTGTTCAGAGGAGCCAGGAAGAGTTTGGACCTCCTCTGCCCCTGTGAGGAGGAGGCGAGGCACTGGGTCCGAGGGATACGCACGCTGAAGGAGCGTGTGGCCAACATGACCCAGAAGGAGAAACTGGACCAATATCCTTTACCCCCCCCCGTGGGCCTTTGCTGCGCTGTGCCAGGCTGCCAGCCTTCGACCCAAAGTAAATATAGAGCAGGCTGGGCAGCCAGGATCGCTATGGTGACTGACTCTGAACATAACACTGTCACATGCACCATCCCGCATCCACAGCATGCCTAAGATGTGCAGCAATGGCCCAGCAAAAAGCAGCGTCTAAATATAGTCTGACTATCCTGTCAAACATGATCCCTGGTATAGCCGCTGCGTCATTTGCGACACAGGTGCACTACAGACACACTTGTGTTAAACGCAAAGCCAGATCTTGTCCAGGCTAGTGCCGTGGCTTGTAATTGGGTAAGATTTGAGGTGTGGTTTTACACTGGCATGTCCCAGCAGTGTTTGCAGTAGATTGATCAAGACCATCCTTGCAAAAGCTcttattgttgtgtgtgtgtgtgtgtcctggaagAGGGAGGTGTCAtatagtctcctctctctacgtCAGCCCTGTGTTCTATTCCATTAGAGGCCTTGGAGGTGGCTTTAAGTGTTTTGACTTCAGATGGATGTTGACACAACAGGACATGTGTATCTACAGCCAACACACATCTGAATCATAGCCTGGGGTGTATATTCCATTTCAATTCCTGGTAGTTGAATTAGACACTTATCCTCCTCTGAACGGTTGGTTACACAATTGATTCCTGGATTGCTGTGAATTAAGAAATTATGCACTTGACCCTTACCCATAGTTGGATGTGGGCTGTAATGTGCTTACATACCGTGTGCATGTGCATCAGCCCTGCCTGTATGTATAGATGTGTTTTGTgtctatacatactgtatataccatagaTTGTACTTTTAAGGATgtgtttagggttagaggttcgGAATGCTCCCTTGGTTGCTCTCCTTAACCCCCCCACACCTGGATCCGTGGCTACCTGAGACGGGCTGATGAGAACGACGATGGGAAGATGAGTTACGACGAGGTCAAACGCTTGCTGCAGATGATCAACATAGACCTGAATGAACAGTACGCGCGCTCGCTATTCAAGGTGAGCACACACTGTATGCAGCATTCAGTATGCTTGTACGTTAATGTGTACAGACCTTGACTGCATGGGTGTACGTATGTGCGTGAAcgagatgttgttgttgttggttgaaGGCCATTGTTTATTCAGTATGCTGTGGAGTAGATTGGGGCTGTGCTTCGCTCTCAGCCTGGAGTCTGTGTTCAATTACCAACCCAGTGGCAAGCCAACTAGCAGgcccctcgctctctttctcactcactcactcactcactcactcactcactcactcattctctctctcctgctctcttctctctgctgctgtctttctttctccccaAACGGTCTTGTCCTTCcccgtcctccccctctctatcagGCAGCCAGTCATTTCTCCGTCCTTGAGGATTACTGCTAGCTAAGTCTCTCAGCTCCCCTCTCCCTTCATGTCCAGTTGTTTTCCTGCTCCTCCCTTCACCATGTGCTTCCTTCTCCAACCCTGCCCATCCATCTCCTCAGAGACTGAATATCAAACCAACTGCAATGCAGTAATGTGTGGAGTGTATGTTTGTCGATAGGGTATGAATTATGGTAGTGGACGGGGTTGCTGGCCACTCCCATAGCAAATCAGTGCGCGCCCATAGATTTGATCATATGTACATGGCTCACCTATGAGAATTGAAGATGTTAACTTTGATCCAGCCCTCTGTTTTTAGGGAAGCGCTTTGAAAAtgtgtggaggggtgtgtgtttTAATCAGAACAACCCTAACgaaggtctctctgtctgtccgttcgCCCATCTGTctctttgtccctccctctcctctgtcggtctgtccctcctcctcctctatccgtccttctgtccctctcttccgtCCCTCTCTCAGAAAGCTGACCGGTCGTGCGACGGCCGTTTGGACCACGTAGAGATCGAGGAGTTCTGCAGGGAGCTGATGAGGCGGCCGGAGCTGGACGCTGTGTTCAGACACTACTCTGGTAACGGCTGTGTTCTGTCCACCGCTGAGCTGAGAGACTtcctgggagaccagggggaggacGCGTCACTGATCCACGCTCAGAGCCTCATCCGCACCTACGAGCTCAACGACTGGGGTAGGCCCGAAGAAACACTTGAACAAAATTTTAGCCTTGGATTTTTATGACCTTACGTTTGACATTGTAGtcatttacagtagtgagttcatacattttcaaacatttttttCAAACTGCATTCCTTACATTCACTGTGCTTATATTTATctgaatgttttttatttttttatttgacataTTTACTGTAATTGCCGCAAATTCAGGGCCCGTTCCTCCTTTGACGTTATTTCCGCACAATCGTACGGCATGTCGATACCTGTCTATTCCTGTTCATAAAAGGTTGGATGGTTTGATGTGCCCCTCCTCCCTGCAGCCCAGAACAACCAGTTCATGACCCAGAATGGTTTCACCATGTACATGCTGTCCCAGGAGAACGATGTGTTTAACCCCGACCACGCCAGGGTGCACCAGGACATGACCAGACCTCTGGCCCACTACTTCATCTCATCCTCACACAACACCTACCTCACCAAGGACCAGGTCACCAGCGCCAGCAGCGCCGAGCCATACATCAGGTAATAAAATACGCACGTGCGCAttagacgcacacacacaaacacacatgtacaTATGCATGCATACGCACACACTAAGAATATGTACTGTGTGAAACAGAGCTCTGAACCAGGGCTGCCGTTGTGTGGAGCTGGATTGTTGGGATGGGGACAAAGGAGAGCCTGTCATCTACCATGGACACACCCTTACTTCTAAGGTGCCCTTCAAAGAGGTAATCGAGACCATCGCCCAGTATGCCTTCAAGGTGAGTAACATTTCCTCTTAAATTACAACAAAGAAAATAACCCCCAAAAAAGTGAGCACACCTGACCTGTGAGACCCTCTTAGTGGGTTGTGGGGGTGATGTTACACATGGTTGTGTGACTTATAGGGAGGCCAAATGTTTCATCTTATCCTTCATTCCCTATATGTCTTCCATATGTGACTGTTTATGGAAAGCAAAGTATTCCTCATCAAAACAAAATAGATTTAACAAGTAAATAGCAGCAGGCCAGTGGGAAGGAAACAAATCTAGACAGTTGACTTTCTGCCTTTGCCAACGTTCAGTTCAAGCTACAGTCATAGTCTTGGCTCTGAGTCTAAAAAGACTAGACTGTTGTCCAACAGCTTCTTGGCCTCAGTGTAGTCCAGAATACACCCTGGCTTATTACCTAATGAGCTTATGGTTTCTCTTACATTTTAATGAGTGGCCTCTTATGAACCAACCCTTGTGTTTTCCCATAGGCCTCCCCGTACCCCCTGATCCTGTCCCTTGAGAACCACTGTACCGTGGAGCAGCAGACGGTCATGGCCAGACACCTGCGCACCATCCTGGGCAAGAGGCTGCTCACCAAGCCCCTCAACGACCAGACTCTGAAGGACCTGCCCTCTCCTGAGGTATGACACACACCCCTGTCCCGAGCTCTCTACTCACCCCCTGTCCCGAGCTCTCTACTCACCCCCTGTCCCCAAGCTCTCTATTCACCTCCTGTCCCCAGCTCTCTACTCACCCCTGTCCCCAGCTCTCTAGGACACACACCCCTGTCCTCAGCTCTCTACTCACCTCCTGTCCCCAGCTCTCTACTCACTCCCTGTCCCCAGCTCTCTACTCGCCCCCTGGCCCCAGCTCTCTACTCGCCCCCTGTCCCCAGCTCTCTACTCACCCCGGTCCCCAGCTCTCTAGGACACACACCCCTGTCCCCAGCTCTCTACTCACCCCTGTCCCCAGCTCTCTaggacacacacacctgtccccagCTCTCTACTAAGCCCCTGTCCCCAGCTCTCTACTCAACCCCTGTCCCCAGCTCTCCAGGACACACACCCCTGTCCCCAGCTCTCTAGGACACACACCCCTGTCCCCAGCTCTCTACTCACCCCCTGTCCCTAGCTCTCTACTCACCCCCTGTCCCCAGCTCTCTACTCACCCCCTGTCCCCAGCTCTCGACTTGCCCCCTGTCCCCAGCTCTCGACTTGCCCCCTGTCCCCAGCTCTCGACTCACCCCGGTCCCCAGCTCTCTAGGACACTCACCCCCTGTCCCCAGCTCTCTAGGACACACACCCCTGTCCCCAGCTCTCTACTCACCCCTGTCCCCAGCTCTCTACTCACCCCTGTCCCCAGCTCTCTACTCACCCCCTGTCCCCAGCTCTCTACTCACCCCCTGTCCCCAGCTCTCTACTCACCCCTGTCCCCAGCTCTCTACTCACCCCCTGTCCCCAGCTCTCTACTCACCCCCTGTCCCCAGCTCTCTATGACACTCACCCCTGTCCTCAGCTCTCTAGGACACACATCCCTGTCCCCAGCTCTCTACTCACCCCTGTCCCCAGCTCTCTACTCACCCCCTGTCCCCAGCTCTCTACTCACCCCTGTCCCCAGCTCTCAAGAACACACACCCCTGTCCCCAGCTCTCTACTCACCCCTGTCCCCAGCTCTCTAGGACACACACCCCTGTCCCCAGCTCTCTAGGACACACACCCCTGTCCCCAGCTCTCTACTCACCCCCTGTCCCCAGCTCTCTACTCACCCCCTGTCCCCAGCTCTCTACTCACCCCTGTCCCCAGCTCTCTACTCACCCCCTGTCCCCAGCTCTCTACTCACCCCTGTCCCCAGCTCTCTACTCACCCCTGTCCCCAGCTCTCTACTCACCCCTGTCCCCAGCTCTCTACTCACCTCCTGTCCCCAGCTCTCTACTCACCTCCTGTCCCCAGCTCTCTACTCTCCCCTGACCCCAGCTCTCTACTCACCCCTGACCCCAGCTCTCTACTCACCCCTGTCCCCAGCTCTCTAC
This window contains:
- the LOC135538726 gene encoding LOW QUALITY PROTEIN: 1-phosphatidylinositol 4,5-bisphosphate phosphodiesterase delta-3-A-like (The sequence of the model RefSeq protein was modified relative to this genomic sequence to represent the inferred CDS: inserted 1 base in 1 codon), with the protein product MLGRSKKPPTAVHHEPKAVESQTKAHDPLRKLGVLDDEDVRVMMHGSNMVKVRSQKWQKSRSLRLLEDGVTVWCESTKSSRKAKEQQTFSVTEVECVREGCQSEALRRLSGSVPENQCFTVVFRGARKSLDLLCPCEEEARHWVRGIRTLKERVANMTQKEKLDHWIRGYLRRADENDDGKMSYDEVKRLLQMINIDLNEQYARSLFKKADRSCDGRLDHVEIEEFCRELMRRPELDAVFRHYSGNGCVLSTAELRDFLGDQGEDASLIHAQSLIRTYELNDWAQNNQFMTQNGFTMYMLSQENDVFNPDHARVHQDMTRPLAHYFISSSHNTYLTKDQVTSASSAEPYIRALNQGCRCVELDCWDGDKGEPVIYHGHTLTSKVPFKEVIETIAQYAFKASPYPLILSLENHCTVEQQTVMARHLRTILGKRLLTKPLNDQTLKDLPSPEELRGRILVKGKKDVHHLNQLGKTSSFDTSSDDEASSNNKKDKRDPAKAVSSKLSPELSELVVYCRSVPFRGFQHSTQKPPDEMSSFNENDALKHIKDTGKLFVRHNCKHLSRIYPSGQRLQSSNYDPQDMWNGGCSMVALNFQTPGEQMDLNQGRFLPNGRCGYILKPSFLCSPSSNFNPEITGGGPGHIPTQLTIRIISAQQLPKINTDKPNSIVDPQVLVEIHGVAIDKSRDKTHRIDNNGFNPRWDSTLSFQLQVPELALVRFVVEDHDHKAKNDFVGQYTLPFTSLRTGYRHVHLLKADGSSLSPSTLFIHVKVSRKGXPIKTVSERMLLAKSEGKA